One Gordonia pseudamarae genomic window, ACCGTGTACGTCGCCGAACATCTGCAGGCCGACCTGTACGTGTCGTGGGATGCGGTGCTCGAATCGTTCACCGACGGTGCACCGCCGGCCATCGTCGTCGGTGTCACCGTGCTGCCCTACGACGATCAGCTCGTGGAGGTCGAAGCCGTCGCCGCCCCGCCCGGGTAGCTCCCCGTGGCCCGTTCGGATCGCTCGTCACCTGAAGTTCACAGCGCACCCCGAGTTCACAGCGCACCCCAAGTTCACAGCGCACCCCAAGTTCACAGGGAGCTGACAGGAAGAGCCCAGCGAAGCCGGGGGAACACCGGGGATTCTCGTGGGTATGACAAAGCTGGGCGCGGTGATCGCAGGGGCAAACCAAGCGGGGGCAAACCAAGAAGTGGCAAGGCAGGGCGGTGGGGCCGATATGGCGGATAACAGTGGTGTGGCCGGGGCGGACAAGGCGCGGGTGCTGGTCGTCGACGACGAGGACAACATCCGCGAATTGCTGCAGGTATCGCTGAAATTCCAGGGATACGACGTGGTGACCGCGGCCAACGGCCCCGCGGCGATCGACGCCTGTCGCACCTTCGCCCCGGACGTGCTCATCCTGGACGTGATGATGCCCGGGATGGACGGCTTCGGGTTGTTGCGCCGGTTGCGCGCCGACGGGGTGGAGGCGCCCGCGCTGTTCCTGTCGGCCCGCGACACCGTCGAGGACAAGATCAACGGCCTGACCATCGGCGGCGATGACTACGTGACCAAACCGTTCAGCCTCGAAGAGGTGGTGGCACGACTGCAGGTGCTGCTGCGGCGCTCCGGGGTGACCGAGCAGAGCAAGAAATCCTCGCGGATCACCTTCTCCGATATCGTGCTCGACGACGAGACGCACGAGGTGTGGAAGGCCGGCGAACTGGTGTCGCTCTCGCCGACCGAGTTCACGTTGCTGCGGTACTTCATGGTGAACGCCGGGACGGTGCTGTCCAAGCCGCGCATCCTCGACCACGTGTGGAACTACGACTTCGGCGGTGAGGTCAACGTCGTCGAGTCGTACGTGTCGTACCTGCGGCGCAAACTCGACAACGGCGACAAGCGCCTCATCCACACGCTGCGCGGGGTCGGCTATGTGATGCGGGAGCCGAGAGACTGATGACCGATTCGGTGACCGACGGCGCCGAGATCACCCGCGTCAAGCCCATCAATCATGTGCCGCTGCGCGTCTCGCTCGTCGCGCTGACCTTGGTGCTGGTGGTCGCCGGGCTGGTGGTGTCGGGGTTCTCGGTCACCGGGGCCATGCGCTCGGACCTGATCGCACGCACCGACAGTGGACTGCGCAGCGCGATCGAGACCTGGGCGCGGCCCATCCGTGACGACGGCTTCGGAGGACCGTCCGGCCCGCGCCGGCCGCCGTCGCGCTACTACTCACGGTTCGTCACCCAGGAAGGTCTCGTCTTCGGCGACGGCGCCGGCTTCTCGAGCAGCCCGGACCTGTCCGGGCTCGGCGACACCGATATCGGGCCGATCACCGTGTCCTCCGAGGGTGGAAAGGGCCCGCGCTGGCGCGTCGTCCAACGGGTCAGCGGAAACATCGAATCGGTGGTCGCCACACCGCTCAGCGATGTCGAGTCGACGCTGTCGCGGCTGATCTGGTTGCAGGTCGGCATCGGCGGAGGTGTGGTGGTGGTCATCGGTGTCCTGAGCTACCTGCTGGTGCGCACCAGCCTGCGGCCGCTGCGCCGGGTGGAGGAGACCGCCCACGCGATAGCCGACGGAAACCTCACCATGCGGGTGCCCCCGGCACCGACCAACACCGAGGTGGGCAGTCTGTCGGCGTCGCTGAACACGATGCTCGGGCACATCGGGCGCGCATTCGCGGCCACCGAGGAATCCGAACGGCAGGCCCGCGAATCGGAGGAGACGATGCGCCGGTTCATCGCCGACGCCAGCCACGAACTGCGTACCCCGCTTACCTCCATCAAGGGCTTCGGCGAACTGTACAAGCAGGGCGCGGTGCCCTCCGGCGATGCGATGAGCCGCATCGACACCGAGGCCGAGCGGATGAAGTTGCTGGTCGAGGACCTGCTGATGCTGGCCCGGCTCGACGCGCACCGTCCGCTGCAGGCGGGTCCGGTGGACCTGCTGTCGCTGGTGTCCGACGCCGTGCACTCGGCCCGCGCGGCGGCCCCGCAACGCGACATCGGGGTGCGCATCGAACCGATGGACGAGCCACCGGTGGTCTCCGGCGACGTCAATCGGCTGATGCAGGTGTTGCGCAATCTGATCAACAACGCGATCGCGCACACCCCCGCCGACGCGAC contains:
- a CDS encoding response regulator transcription factor; this encodes MADNSGVAGADKARVLVVDDEDNIRELLQVSLKFQGYDVVTAANGPAAIDACRTFAPDVLILDVMMPGMDGFGLLRRLRADGVEAPALFLSARDTVEDKINGLTIGGDDYVTKPFSLEEVVARLQVLLRRSGVTEQSKKSSRITFSDIVLDDETHEVWKAGELVSLSPTEFTLLRYFMVNAGTVLSKPRILDHVWNYDFGGEVNVVESYVSYLRRKLDNGDKRLIHTLRGVGYVMREPRD
- a CDS encoding sensor histidine kinase: MTDSVTDGAEITRVKPINHVPLRVSLVALTLVLVVAGLVVSGFSVTGAMRSDLIARTDSGLRSAIETWARPIRDDGFGGPSGPRRPPSRYYSRFVTQEGLVFGDGAGFSSSPDLSGLGDTDIGPITVSSEGGKGPRWRVVQRVSGNIESVVATPLSDVESTLSRLIWLQVGIGGGVVVVIGVLSYLLVRTSLRPLRRVEETAHAIADGNLTMRVPPAPTNTEVGSLSASLNTMLGHIGRAFAATEESERQARESEETMRRFIADASHELRTPLTSIKGFGELYKQGAVPSGDAMSRIDTEAERMKLLVEDLLMLARLDAHRPLQAGPVDLLSLVSDAVHSARAAAPQRDIGVRIEPMDEPPVVSGDVNRLMQVLRNLINNAIAHTPADATITIGIEPDGCDHLVLSVADTGNGLTEEEARRVFERFYRGDSSRYRGEGGGSGLGLSIVAALVAAHGGTVGVDSVPGKGARFWVLLPREAV